In the genome of Caballeronia sp. NK8, the window TGCGACAGATAAGCCAGCGCGCCATTGACGAGCTGACGACGATCGGCGGGACTCGGCGCGCTCACCATCGCGGACCAGGCCGCGAAGCTGCGGCGGCTCGCCTTGGGCGTGCCGGTCGAGCCGCCCGAGGAAACGATCATCGCGAGATCGTCGGGGCGGGCGCGGCTCTCGACCGGGAGATCGTGCTGCACGCGCGCGCGCAAGTCCAGACGCAGGCGCGCCGGGCCGGTGCCGACATAGGCCAGGCGCGCGCCAGTGTTCGGCGGCACCAGATGCTCCGTCTGCGCGAACGCGACGAGCAGGGTCGGCTGCATGCGGGTCACGAACGCCGCGCGATGCTCGGCGGAGGCGATCGCGGGCAGGAACATCGTTGCTGCGCCGAGCAGGTTGGTCGCGTAACGGATGGCCAGCGCGTCGGGGCAGTTCGGCGCGAACATCGCGACGAGCGCGCCGCGGGTGACGCCCAGGGACGCGAGCGCGCGGGCGTGACGGTAGATCGAAGCGCGTAGTGCGCCGCCTGTTACGTCCTGGTCGAGATAACGGAGGACGGCGCGATCGGCGTGCTTGTCGAGTTGGGCGAGCAAACTATCGACATAGGACCGAAAGGCCGCTCTTTCACAGGTCTTCATGACTGCATCCCCTCTTTAGTGAAGGATGCAGTGTGCTTGCGCAGAATGAGTTGGGAATGAGCGGCCGTGCGACGCTAGACAGTCTCCGTCGCAAGCACCTCCCCAATCGCCCCCGCCGTCACCCCGACATTACGATCATTCAACGCCGCGATACACATCCGTCCCGAGCGGATCAGATAAATGCCGTGCCGCTCACGCAATACATCGACCTGTGCCGCCGAAAGCCCCGTATACGTGAACATGCCGCGCTGCTCGAGATATCGCGCGAGCATCGCATCCGGCACGTTACCGCGCAGGCGCGCATGGATTTCTCCGCGCATGCGCGCGATGCGCGTGCACATCGACGCCAGTTCCTCTTCCCACAACTGCCGCAGCGCCGGCGTCGTGAGCACGCGCGTGACGATAGTCGCGCCGTGCGTCGGCGGATTGCTGTAGTTCGCGCGCACTGCGCTCGTCATCTGCCCGAGCACGCGCGCCGCCCATTCTGTCGACTCGCAAATCACCGACAACGCGCCGCAGCGCTCGCCGTACAGCGAAAAGTTCTTCGAGAACGAATTGGCGACGAATGCCGGCACGTTCTGACGCACCAGTTCGCGAATCGCGAACGCGTCCGCATCGAGGCCCGCGCCGAAGCCCTGATAAGCCATGTCGACGAACGGCAGCAGATCACGCCGCCTGATCACGTCGATCAGCTCCACCCATTGCGCATCGTTCAGATCGACGCCCGTCGGGTTGTGGCAGCACGCATGCAGCAGCACGACGCTTTTCGCGGGCAGATCGCGGATCGCCGAGAGCATCGCATCGAACTTCAGGCCGCCGGTCGCTTCGTCGTAGTACGGATACGTGCCGACCGTGAACCCCGCGCGCTCGAAGATGAAGCGATGGTTATCCCACGTCGGATCGCTGACCCAGACCTGCGAGCCGGGAAAATAGCGCTTGATGAAATCCGCGCCGACCTTGAGCGCGCCCGAGCCGCCAAGCGTCTGCACGGTCGCGATACGGCCTTCGGCGCGCGCGGCGGAGTCGTCGCCGAATACGAGCGACTGCACGGCATCGCGATACGCGGCGAGCCCCGCCATCGGCAGATACGGTTTCGCGGCGGGTTCAGCCAGCAAGCCGGTTTCGGCCTCGCGAACGGCGCGCATCACCGGCAAGCGGCCCGCGTCGTCGAAATAGATGCCGATGCTGAGATTGACCTTGTCTCTGCGCGGGTCCTTCGCGAAATCTTCGTTCAGCGAGAGGATCGGATCGCCGGGATAAGCTTCGATGTGTTCGAACATGACGGTCTCCTTCAGACGCGCGACAACGCGGCACTCGCGCGACGACGGTTTCGAATGGCATAACCCACGCCCAGCACCACGAGCCACACCGGAATCAGATAGACCGACATGCGCAGATCGGGAATCAGACACATCACCACCAGAATGCCGCCGAGGAACGCGAGACACAGATAGTTGGTGAGCGGATAACCGAGGCTCTTGAACACGGTCGTCTCACCGGCGCGCGCCTTTGCGCGGCGAAATTGCAGATGGATCAGGCTGATCATCGCCCAGTTGATGATCAGCGCCGACACCACCAGCCCCATCAGCAACTCGAACGCCTTGCCCGGCATCAGATAGTTGATCAGCACGCACGCGG includes:
- a CDS encoding amino acid aminotransferase; this encodes MFEHIEAYPGDPILSLNEDFAKDPRRDKVNLSIGIYFDDAGRLPVMRAVREAETGLLAEPAAKPYLPMAGLAAYRDAVQSLVFGDDSAARAEGRIATVQTLGGSGALKVGADFIKRYFPGSQVWVSDPTWDNHRFIFERAGFTVGTYPYYDEATGGLKFDAMLSAIRDLPAKSVVLLHACCHNPTGVDLNDAQWVELIDVIRRRDLLPFVDMAYQGFGAGLDADAFAIRELVRQNVPAFVANSFSKNFSLYGERCGALSVICESTEWAARVLGQMTSAVRANYSNPPTHGATIVTRVLTTPALRQLWEEELASMCTRIARMRGEIHARLRGNVPDAMLARYLEQRGMFTYTGLSAAQVDVLRERHGIYLIRSGRMCIAALNDRNVGVTAGAIGEVLATETV